In Leptotrichia buccalis C-1013-b, the genomic window AAAATTTATCAGTTATAATTTTTTTGTTCTCTAAATAAATAAAATTATAAAATTCCATATTTTTAGTATTATCTCCTTTCTAAAATTTTAAAATGATAGCTATTATATCACTTTTTCCATACAAAATAAAGAGTTTTACAAAAAAATAATTTGAAATTCTAAATATACTTTAAAATTTTGTTCTTAAATATTCAAATTAATAATTTTTATTTTAAAGTTTATCAAAATGCTAATTTGAATACTTTAAAATTAGGTTTTTATTTTAAAAAATAAATTGGAAAAAAATAGCAAATTTGCTATAATATAAAAGGTAAAAAAAATTCGACAAAATGGAGAGAAAATTAAATTGAAACAGGAAATGAATTTTGATAAAAAAGGAAAAATGAATATTTTGGCACCAGCTGGAAATTATGAAAAACTGGTTGCAGCTGTGAAAGCTGGGGCTAATGAAGTGTTTTTTGGTCTAAAAGGATTTGGAGCGAGAAGAAATAATGAAAATCTGGCAATGCAGGAAGTGTTTGACGGGATTGACTATGCTCATTCACGTGGCGTTAAGACACTTATGACTTTAAATACTATTTTGAAGGACAGCGAAATTAACAGCATGTACAACAACATTAAGAGAGTTTATGAACATGGGATTGATGCTGTTATTGTACAGGATTTGGGATTTGTGAAGTTTTTGAAGGAAAATTTTCCAGATTTGAAAATTCATGGAAGTACTCAGATGACTGTAGCAAATCACATTGAAGCCAATAAATTAAAGGAACTAGGGCTTACCCGTGTCTGTCTTGCAAGAGAACTTTCCTTTGAAGAAATAAAAAGCATTCGTGAAAATACCGATATTGAACTGGAAATCTTTGTATCAGGTTCGCTTTGCATTTCTTATTCTGGAAATTGCTATATAAGCAGTTTTATTGGAGGAAGAAGTGGAAACCGTGGACTTTGTGCCTATTCTTGCCGTAAAAAGTTTACAGATGAAAATGGGGAAAGTGCTTATTTTTTAAGTCCTAATGATCAGTTATTGCAAGAAAAGGAAATAAATATGTTAAAAGACATTGGAATTGATGCAATAAAAGTTGAAGGGCGAAAAAAATCAAGTGAATATGTTTACGAAACTGTAAGCTATTATGACAATATTTTAAAAGGTACTCCACGTCCGACGGAAAGTTACAAACTTTTTAATCGTGGGTATTCAAAAGGATATTTTTATTTGGATAATAAGCTTATGAATTTCAAATATTCTTCAAATTTTGGATATTTTCTTGGAGCGAGAATTGGTGAATCGAATAATTTTAAAATTGATGATGAATTAATTTTAGGAGATGGAGTTCAATTTGTGGATGAAAATTTTGAGCAAATTGGCGGAGAATATGTAAATAAAATTCGGATTATTGAGGCTGGAAAAAGTGAAAATTCTGGAAGAAAAAATAAAAAGCAAAATAGTCAGAAAGAAGGAGAAAAAGTCCAAAAGGCTGATAGATTTGACATTGTTTCAATCGGAAAATTGCCAAAAGGGACAAAATATATTTACAAAAATTATTCTAAAGAAATTAATGACAGAATTATCCATAATATAAAAGTTTCTAAAAGATATGCAGCTGTTAATGCCGCATTATTGGCAAAAAAAAGCCAAGAAATTGAACTTACTCTGGAAATTGAAAATCTGAAAAATGAAATAATTTCTGTTACGAAAAAAGGGAATATTATTGAACAAGATGCAAAAAAATTGATTACAAAGGAACAAATCGCTGAAAAAATTGGGGAACTTGGAGATACGACATTTGAGCTTGGAAAAATTCAGATTGACTATGATGGAACTTCATTTATTCCGTTTAGTGAGCTGAAAAGTCTGAAAAGAGAATGTGTTTCGGAACTTTTGGAAAAACTGCTTGAATCTTACAAAAGAAAAGCTATTGAGCGAAAAACATACAATTTTGAAACAATTAATCTGGAAGATGGAAAAAATAAAAATAGTGAGAAACCTATTATTTCAGCACTTGTTTCAAATGATGAGCAGGAAAAAATTTGCCGTGAAATGGGAATAACAAAAATTTATCGAAAACAGTTTGATGTTGCAAAAGAAAAAAATTTGTCAAAAACAAGTAAAATAAAAATAGGTACAAATCTGGTTTCCAATCTTTATCAGGCGATTATGGGAGAAAAAACTGGAGTGACTGGACAAACGCTGGACTGGAATTTAAACGTTTTCAATAACCATACTATTGAAATGTTTTCGAGATTTAAAAATCTTGAAACAGTATTTTTATCGCCAGAATTAAATTATCGCCAGTTAAAAAACATAAAATCTGATAAGCTGAAAAAAGGACTTGTGATTTATGGCTACTTAAAAGGAATGTATATTGAGCATAGAATCTTTGACAAAGAATACAAGGAGCTGGAAGGTGAATTTTATGATAAGTACAAAATTATAAGAAATGAACTTGATAATATTGAACTTTATTTGGATAAGCCGATGAATCTGATACCGAAGCTGGATGATATTTATGAGTTGGATTTGGATGAACTTAGACTTGATTTTACTTTTGAAACTGGGGATGAAGTGAGAAAAATTATAAGAAGCGTTGATACAAAAAGTGGGAAATATACTCCGTATGCTTTTGAGCAGGGAGTTTTATAAATTTAAGAAGAATTGAAAATTGTAAAAAATTGGTTTGGAAGATAAATTTGAAATAATAAGGAGGAAACTTGGAAATTGAAAAAAATCAGAAATATCTGAAAAAATTGTATTTACTTTTGGGTGCATCAATTTTTATACACTACGGTTTAGTAATATTATTTAGTATTCTGATATTGATAAATATTTTTGTGACAGGCGAGTATAAAAAAATTTTTAAGGATAAGTCGCTTATAACAATTGGGATTGTTTTAGGTTTTTCAATTATAACATCTGTATTTTACAGGAATATTTTAGGATTGATTGCTGTGCCGATATTTTTGTGCCTTGTAGTTGGACGTTATTATACGTTAGTTGTTAATGTGGAATTTAAAAATAGAAATTTAGAATGGATGGCAAAATTTTCTGGAGTCTCATTTTTCATTGGACTTTGCGAGTTTTTGTTTACACACGACAGAGCGGGATATTTTGCGTATTTTAATCCAAATTATCTGGGAAGCATTATGATGATGTCGGCGATTATAAATTTATATTTTGCCTTTGAAAAAAAATCGAAAATAAATATTTTAATATTTTTTGTAAATATTCTGACAATTTTTCTAACTGGCTCAAGGTCATCATTAATCGCAGTAGTGCTTGGAATATTTGCCTTGTTTTTTTACTTTTTACGAAAAAGATACTTTGCAGGAGGAATTTTGCTGCTTTTGGGATATGCAATTGGAGTGATTTCAGGAGTTTTGCCGTTTTTGAGGGAAAATACGCTGGTGGAGTATTTTTGGCTAAGAGTGGAAATAATTGACATGGCATTCAGAATTTTCAAAAGAACGAATATTTTATACGGACATGGAAATTTTTATTATTATAAGTTTACAAATCACGTATATCCACATTCTCACAATGCTCTTGTGGAACTGCTTTTAAGCTATGGTCTAATTGGAACAATTGCCCTGCTTACAGTGTTTTTGCGGTATTTATACGATATTTTAAGAAATGATAGAAATAATGTTTTAAAAATTGCATTAATCGCTGGAATTGTAGTTCATAATTTTACCGATTTTGCGATATTTTGGATACAAACTGTGCTTTTATTTATTATGGCTCTATCTTATGAGGAAGAAAATGAACAGATACGTAGTTATGGTTTTAGAAAAATTGGAAAAATAACAAATAAAATTGAGAGGAATAAAAAATGAGAGATAACATATATGTAGGACTTGTACATTATCCTGTATATAACAAAAATAATGTAGTTGTGGCAACTTCTGTCACAAACTTTGATATACACGATATTTCCAGAACTTGCAGAACCTACGATATAAAAAAATATTTCATAATCACTCCAGTCGATGCCCAGAAGGAATTGACAAGCAGAATTATCGGCTACTGGACTGAAGGAAACGGAATAGAATTTAACAAAAATCGAAATGAAGCTTTTGAAAATACAGAACTTGAAGATTCTGTCCAAAGTGCAATAGAAACAATTGAAAAAATTGAAGGAAAAAAGCCAAAAATCATTACAACTTCGGCAAAAACTTTTCCAAATACTGTTAGATATGATGATTTAGGCAAGGAAATGGTTGAAGATGACTCGCCATACTTGATTTTATTTGGAACTGGATGGGGACTTACAAATGAA contains:
- a CDS encoding peptidase U32 family protein, with product MKQEMNFDKKGKMNILAPAGNYEKLVAAVKAGANEVFFGLKGFGARRNNENLAMQEVFDGIDYAHSRGVKTLMTLNTILKDSEINSMYNNIKRVYEHGIDAVIVQDLGFVKFLKENFPDLKIHGSTQMTVANHIEANKLKELGLTRVCLARELSFEEIKSIRENTDIELEIFVSGSLCISYSGNCYISSFIGGRSGNRGLCAYSCRKKFTDENGESAYFLSPNDQLLQEKEINMLKDIGIDAIKVEGRKKSSEYVYETVSYYDNILKGTPRPTESYKLFNRGYSKGYFYLDNKLMNFKYSSNFGYFLGARIGESNNFKIDDELILGDGVQFVDENFEQIGGEYVNKIRIIEAGKSENSGRKNKKQNSQKEGEKVQKADRFDIVSIGKLPKGTKYIYKNYSKEINDRIIHNIKVSKRYAAVNAALLAKKSQEIELTLEIENLKNEIISVTKKGNIIEQDAKKLITKEQIAEKIGELGDTTFELGKIQIDYDGTSFIPFSELKSLKRECVSELLEKLLESYKRKAIERKTYNFETINLEDGKNKNSEKPIISALVSNDEQEKICREMGITKIYRKQFDVAKEKNLSKTSKIKIGTNLVSNLYQAIMGEKTGVTGQTLDWNLNVFNNHTIEMFSRFKNLETVFLSPELNYRQLKNIKSDKLKKGLVIYGYLKGMYIEHRIFDKEYKELEGEFYDKYKIIRNELDNIELYLDKPMNLIPKLDDIYELDLDELRLDFTFETGDEVRKIIRSVDTKSGKYTPYAFEQGVL
- a CDS encoding O-antigen ligase family protein, producing MEIEKNQKYLKKLYLLLGASIFIHYGLVILFSILILINIFVTGEYKKIFKDKSLITIGIVLGFSIITSVFYRNILGLIAVPIFLCLVVGRYYTLVVNVEFKNRNLEWMAKFSGVSFFIGLCEFLFTHDRAGYFAYFNPNYLGSIMMMSAIINLYFAFEKKSKINILIFFVNILTIFLTGSRSSLIAVVLGIFALFFYFLRKRYFAGGILLLLGYAIGVISGVLPFLRENTLVEYFWLRVEIIDMAFRIFKRTNILYGHGNFYYYKFTNHVYPHSHNALVELLLSYGLIGTIALLTVFLRYLYDILRNDRNNVLKIALIAGIVVHNFTDFAIFWIQTVLLFIMALSYEEENEQIRSYGFRKIGKITNKIERNKK
- a CDS encoding RNA methyltransferase, encoding MRDNIYVGLVHYPVYNKNNVVVATSVTNFDIHDISRTCRTYDIKKYFIITPVDAQKELTSRIIGYWTEGNGIEFNKNRNEAFENTELEDSVQSAIETIEKIEGKKPKIITTSAKTFPNTVRYDDLGKEMVEDDSPYLILFGTGWGLTNEIMDLSYKILEPIRGKTKYNHLCVRSAVSIILDRLLGEN